The Diabrotica undecimpunctata isolate CICGRU chromosome 11, icDiaUnde3, whole genome shotgun sequence genome contains the following window.
TTGTATATTTCtatgtatttattatgtcctttttatcATTGTATTTTATGAGAATTGTACATCTCTCTGTTCGTATTTCATGcagtattttatgaaaaatgtatATTTCTATGTATTTATTATGCCCTTTTTATCATTGTATTTTATGTGAATTGTACATCTCTCTGGTCGTATTGCATgcagtattttataaaaaatgtatactgtttttgtatttattatgtcctttttatcTATTTGGGTGTTGTAAAACATTTCACGTCTGCTATTTTTTATAAGAAGTATTCTCCGCTGTTCGTAGTTCGATTTCTTGTAGTATATGGTTCTTCTCTATTGCCGAGTATGTAATGCATCTCTCCATTCACGTTAAGCGGAAAAACTATAGTTTGTTCTATTGTTGTTGTAGATGGATCTATCAAAACTAAATAATTCATCCTTGGTTGCAGAACGTAAgtcaataaaaaaacttaaagatctGCAAATTGGAGAAAAATTTACCATTCACAGTGCAAAGGTGGTAACAACACAATTTGGGGATACAGTTCTGCTGGATTTGGGCGCTGAAGTTGTTTTCTTACCACAGCGGGTAACCAAAGCCTACCAAGCAGCAATAACGGACCTCAACAGCGGAAACTATTCGCTGATATACGAAGGGGAAGTTGATATTGGAAAAAGCAGACTCCTAGCATCCTTTAAGATAGTTGAATAAGGTAAGtgattttttcttattgtttGTTTGTGTGAGTAGCCATGCATATAAAACAAGTGATTAAACAGTCTGATGATTTGATGCACATTATTAAAAAgcttagtaaaataattttcgataAATTCACTGAAAGAGATCGTAAAGTTTGGACAAGACGGTTAAATAGTCAAATGTTTAGATgtagtaaagtaattaaaaacagtaaactatccgtaggaacagttagaaaattgcaaacttacataggacattttaagcattttaggcaaattattttaaatttcaataataagtaCTTTGGGTTGGGGCTTAATTCAAAATTACGCAATTTTAACCCAagagttaaatgggaaaatgtCATTTCGTGTTTTGCTAGTCGAATTAAAACTGGAGTTATAGTTAATTTAGTGCATAAGGACTTAACACAGTTCCTAaatgattgttatattatttttagtagaaaaattaaaattattttaaaaacaaatagaattcttaaagtcaatactacattttgcggcgaattcattaaaaaatcaagtgataccgaaagtttagatttaaaatattttaacactaaaaatgctattatagacacatcgaccgatttacatctttggtttagtgaaaatgttagggataaaatttttacaaagctgtctgaatttgcagaaaaagatTCGGGTGCTGCTCTGTCTAAAGTAATCTCATtagaagttaatattaataaagtagaaATAGGAAATGGTTCATCGTTCATTGACTTGCCAATAGAGATTCAGAAAAAACGAGCGTGCATTAATGTGCATAACGTTGATCAGGCATGCTTTTATTGGTCAATAGTTAGCGCTCTGTATCCTGTTAACAAAAATGCTGGACGAGTTTCGAAATATCCATATTATTCTACTGTTTTGCAAACGGATAAATTAGAAAGCCCAATGCAATTaaaccaaatttcaaaattcgaaaaattaaACGCCATATCAGTTAATGTTTTTGTCTTAGAATTAAATGTAGTTAAGGACAAACAATTTTACGAAGTAGTACCTGCCAGACTGACaccgcaaaagatggaaaagcatGTTAATTTGCTGCTagtacaagataaatattttccaaaattaaacGATTACGATGTTCTTCCAGAAGATGACGATCAGACTGAAATACGCCttcattattgttggattaaagaTTTGGGAAAATTAGTAAAATCGCAATTAAACAAAGACAcacgtaaaaaatatatatgtgataGATGTTTGAACTATTTTAGCAGTGAAAGCAAACTAGCAGAGCACGAAGAAATGTGTTCAGATGTGAATAAATGCAGAATGACTGTTCCCAAATATGATCATGTGGCTTTTCGCAATTTTACATACAAACAAACAACTCCGTTTATAGTTTATGCTGATTTTGAATGCcaattacataattttacagATTCCAATGTCACAGTGAGTAAAACagcaaaatatcagaaacatgtaccttttagtgcaggttattatttgaaatgtgcttacgatgatagtttatcttattttaatagctatagaggtgaaaattgcatggagtggttcgcaaaagaaatggccgaaatttccacatttgtaaattccaaaataaagacaattgtACCTATGGTCGAAAAGCCCAACACAAATATGGCAACTTTGTGCCATATTTGTGGCAAACGCTTTTTGGCTACAGATACAATTGTTGTAGATCACGATCATTTTACGGGACAAGTACGAGGATTTGCGCACCAAGCATGtaatttgaactttaaaaaattgtttgtcgtCCCAATCGTATTTCATAATTTTAGTGGCTACGACTCGCATTTTATGATTATAGATCTTTGCAAGCATGGGCACTTGAGCTTACTTcccattaataaagaaaaatatatttcatttacattacaatctgacgaacatcaaattaaattacgatttattGATTCACTTAGATTTATGGGAGCTTCACTCGATGAATTGGCATCTCTTTTAGATATATCagaaaagaagattttaaaacgagaatttagtcaattagataatgatacatttaatttgttaacttgtaaaggagtattttgttacgattatattgatagtttggaaaaattggatgaaacttctttacccacaattaaccatttttataataagttaaataatgaatacattagtgaagagaagtatgctcatgcgcaaaatgtttggcagaaatttaattgtaaaaatttggggGAATACAgcgatttgtatttaaaaacagatattctgctgttggctgatgtgtttgagcagtttcgacaaaaatgtcgagacacaTATAAATTAGATCCAGCATGGTATTATACTATGCCAGGATACACTTGGGATTGTATGCTCAAATATACACAATGTAAATTAGAATTGCTAAAAGATGTGGATATGATCTTGTTTATGGAAAAAGCCATAAGAGGTGGGATATCTGTTTGTAGCAACAGATATTCGGAGGCCAACAACAAATACATTTCGTCGTATGATCCCACACGGCCCTCTAAGTACATCCTCTATTTAGATGTAAACAATCTGTATGGCTGGGCCATGAGTGAAGCTTTACCAATAGGAGGATTCAAGTGGATCGAAGACGTAACCAAATTTGGTGTTGGTAATCTTCCCGAAGGCCATATAGATATTATGTCAATACAGGATGATGCAAAGGAGGgctattttttccaagttgactTGGAGTATCCACGCGAATTACACGACAAacataaagattttccatttGCTGCCGAACACCGCATTCCGCCCGGTTCAAAATTACCAAAGTTAATACCAACCTTATAtcccaaaacaaaatatattatgcaTTATAGAAATCTTAAACAGGCATTAGCCAACGGGTTAATTTTAACAAAGAtacataaagttttaaaatttaatcaatCTGCGTGGCTGCGACCGTACATTAACTTGAATACTCAACTTAGAGCTAAAGCAACAAGTAGCTTCGAGAAAAATCTTTACAAGCTAATGAATAATGCGGTGTTCGGAAAGACTTTACAGAATCAAAGACGTCATCGTattgtaaaattatgtaaaaagtggCATGGAAGGTACGGAGCCAAAAATTTGATTGCGAGTAGTCGATTTCACAGTCGTACGATCTTTAGCGAAAATTTGGTAGCTATCGAACTTAAGAAATCAGAAGTATGCTTTAATAAACCCCTGTATATAGGCGCAGCAATCCTCGATATATCCAAATTATGTATGTATGATTTTCACTACAACTTTATGCTTCCAACGATGGGAGAGAAAAACTGTTCATTGCTGTACATGGATACAGATAGCTTTATTTATGAATTGCAATGTTCAGATGCATATAGAGAGGTTTTAAAGGCGCATCCAAGTAAATTCGATACCTCAGACTATGCTGAAAACAACCCATACgaaatagaaaggttaaataaaaaaatccccgGATTAATGAAGGATGAGGCAAATGAGaaaataattacacattttattggattacgatcaaaaatgtacacatttaaactgcaaataactgacgaggagagggaaaaagagagacagcgtctagaaagaaaacaactaaacaaagagagaattgaatgtgacataggaaatttgggaataacgaaaaaagcaaaaggagtgaaatataacgtcgttcgaaataaaattacgtacgaagactatgaaaaatgtcttaaagaattcaaaattcaaaccgcgagccaaagatgtattcggtcgtaccaacactcagtattcagcatcgagcaatccaaaacggctctaagtccttatgacgataagaggtacttaataccaaaatcatttaatacgcttccgtggggacattatcttgttgaataacatgtatttgttgttgcagaaaaacagataattggtgtcaaaatTCGTTTGATCATGTCTTGTTTGATACTACCTGGACCGTTCAATGTACATGCTCTTTGCATACATAATtatcttcttttagtatatggcTACTCATAAGAACAAAAAGAGAAAAGGTCACTTATCGcaaagtttttgtaaattgtagttttgtaaatataaaaaatagtattaattttataatgtaagttttaataataataaatttgtgtaatcttacattttttggttttatttatgttagattacaaataaaagacaacatttttatattaatattatttattcagttaaatcatttacaactttaattttataataatatacaaattccTTTAAAGCTAAACTTAACAAAGTGTTTGGACAAATATTGCAATATGCTGCGAAGGCTTCAACTGGTCCATGTAAAGAGTCTATAGCACCAAAATTGTTCTTGATGAAAGTTGAAATGTTTATATAGTATTCGTGAAATTGTAAACTCTTTAACAGCACCACTCTATGCGACATCATGCTCTGGTCTGCTTCTATAATTTGGTTGACGTCATCTTCCCACAAATAAAATGCGGCTCCAAATTTCTCGATTGTTagcaactttacattttccatcaccaattgtcttagtttgcaaaaatcaccacacataaattcgatgggatcatactcatccgcataagtcggtagatctgcttggaaaaaatcactcattttttctttaaaccactcaattatggcttcccactcgaatgtgcttaaactgattcttttaaaattaccatgtttacacagaatgatggatggtgaaaaatctcgagctggagatagaccaatttttatatggagagagctcattggatatgtagtttccaataaacaatatacttcatttgtggctgctgcttcaaattttgccaatactcgatctaattcggcgccaggactaggtggttgaccatcttcatcgtagtcaaattctatactaaattcactgctatcatcatcgaaattaacaggctgactgtcataaccactatcttgagagctcatcatcatcttcttgtttcgaataccgttgacgaaatgggtgtaaactgaacatcgtagtttgtcttaaatttatacttttgtcattccccactccttgtggttaattgtaagccttttttagaaaagtgtatgtctacgcggcgaatcgaaatatagatcctcaaactatattcgatttatttatccagctgttgtgtttgctatccattcctaaccatttcacatacatcttattgccttttcgtctgagtactttttcgaccaggtatatgtcagggcttgatgttttctgcaattcttcttcgtaaaaagcgccactaatcggcgcaccttgcatgtcttcgagcaaatacgttataggatttgttatcttaacttgtacaattttaaataattcagtagtccaattgggcgtgtatgccttttcgaagaaatgttttgcctttgatacccgtacaatgtcgccaactttaaactttcgtggaccggcaatctttaaatgagtataacttttgtttaaaatggctttttcgttggatttgttaacctgagacggtttgtatcctattttactgtgttttgtgttgttgtattcctcggtgattatgggtagagcatctaaccatttgtacgatccatgtaaactgaaatacttgtacaactttgctttcaacgttctaataactctttcgcaaatagcagcttttttgatcgtgtaggtgctgtaatgattaatttcatggtttttcattaaattttgaaattttctgttgtaaaattcggttccctgatcagattgtaagttttttgggactcgtcgagtatgagcgagaatatccgaaaatgcccgagtaatttcctcaccagtcttcgtttttagaggacgtgtccacacacattttgaaaaacaatcaattacaactagtattagtttgtaatttttattttgatgtgcataaggacgcatttcagccaaatccatttgccacaagtcatcgattcctttgattattgttcgacgacgaggatagttttttcgtgctggtttatgcaattcgttcaccacctctttcttttctttagacattattttttcatcacaccttccactaccttaagacgtttgtctatatcccatgaatgaacgctatctactatgctttttaatgattgttccacttgttttatcctctgttccagctttatatcgtacatcgtatgctttgcaactgtttctgcagccgattttagattgttctccatatcctttttcagtgtattcaaatcatcttggattatttttttcaacatatttatactgTTCTTCGCATCATTTTTTAGTGTATTCTGaccatctttgattattttttgtaacttttgctcAAGAGAATCCTCTATATCCTTTTTCGTATTCAAATCAtcttggattatttttttttcaacatatttatactgTTGTCCGTATCACTTTTTAGTGTATTCAGaccatctttgattattttttgtaccttttgctcgagagcagattttagattgttctccGTATCCTTCTTCAGTGTATTCAAATCATTTTGGATTAGTTTGTTCAACATATTTATATTGTTCTCCGTATCCTTTTTTAGAGTATTcaaatcatttttcattatttcctgCCACTTTTGTTCGAGAAGGGGAAGTGCGGTGTTATGTATATCATCCAGTTCTTTTCCTAAATCACGTATATCATCtgcaaataattttgtagcagtgTCTAGAGATTCCTCCATTTCCCTTTTAAATGTATTCAGGTCATCTTTGATTCTGGTCTCACACTCGAGAAGTGGAAGTGTGGTTTTACGCAACTCATTGATTTGTTTATCAACGTATTTTTTCGTTGCAGCATCGTCATTGTCTGATGGATCCTTGACATTGCAAATTTTCACATTTTCGGCATTAATATTTCCGTCAGACGTATGTGGAAATGTAACTCGTGCCACCTTTTGGGC
Protein-coding sequences here:
- the LOC140452702 gene encoding uncharacterized protein, whose product is MLLCSLKDRGAHTVSQFASQTYNNNKFAVVNTVCSDLHISDKEKDSGAALSKVISLEVNINKVEIGNGSSFIDLPIEIQKKRACINVHNVDQACFYWSIVSALYPVNKNAGRVSKYPYYSTVLQTDKLESPMQLNQISKFEKLNAISVNVFVLELNVVKDKQFYEVVPARLTPQKMEKHVNLLLVQDKYFPKLNDYDVLPEDDDQTEIRLHYCWIKDLGKLVKSQLNKDTRKKYICDRCLNYFSSESKLAEHEEMCSDVNKCRMTVPKYDHVAFRNFTYKQTTPFIVYADFECQLHNFTDSNVTFRQKCRDTYKLDPAWYYTMPGYTWDCMLKYTQCKLELLKDVDMILFMEKAIRGGISVCSNRYSEANNKYISSYDPTRPSKYILYLDVNNLYGWAMSEALPIGGFKWIEDVTKFGVGNLPEGHIDIMSIQDDAKEGYFFQVDLEYPRELHDKHKDFPFAAEHRIPPGSKLPKLIPTLYPKTKYIMHYRNLKQALANGLILTKIHKVLKFNQSAWLRPYINLNTQLRAKATSSFEKNLYKLMNNAVFGKTLQNQRRHRIVKLCKKWHGRYGAKNLIASSRFHSRTIFSENLVAIELKKSEVCFNKPLYIGAAILDISKLCMYDFHYNFMLPTMGEKNCSLLYMDTDSFIYELQCSDAYREVLKAHPKLPNNDSENERDDPFDSDDSVIDKSYVLSSDESYSDISESDLFDDDNKTKIDNEKMSKSENDDENEWHDIGESDNKTEYCY